tattttattttattacaaataatcAAGATCTTGAATGCTAAAtaaaatcatgttttttttaaaataaaaaagtccaagatcttgaattatttataaaataattaaaaaaaagtaaaaattttaaaaaaattaatttgacttttaatCACCATATCATTGTCATTATgtaaattaaactaattattttattaaccctcaaattttaacattaattaaataataaatcaagaaattgacaaaactttaattataagcaatgaataaaaaaatttgtagaaaacaAGAACCACATGGTTGAAAATTTGACCCAataaaccataattttttttaaatttattatttatatatattattcagaagaagatgaatattttaattaatggtgaataaataaattatttaaaaatatcacgatgtggattttttttttatttttttaattgatatgttttttattataataatgtaatatcaaaattcaaaacaattttttttatttaaatggaattcatgtcttttattatttattaaccaTTTCCTTGCTTATTTTATTGTGATTCtagaactatttttaaaattctaccaatcttttttaatattttcaaaatataaaacgaaaaaaataatCGAACATCGTACCTTGTCCGGTACCAGAACCCCCACTTCCATTATCGCTTGAATTTACGTTAGCAACTTTAATTCCAAGTTTTGCACAATCCGACCCGATTGTacctataaataatataataacaaaaattagatcgtaatttcaaaattacattaaaatacACGTTTATTCCAACCGAGGAACAAATTACtcgaaaacaatattttaagaatttaacgACCAAATATTACCCGacttaattgaaattatatttttagttgaaaaaaattggataaatAGTGAATCTTACAATCACTATAGCAAGGGAAGGCAGAAATGTTGAGGAGATTGTAGAAGCCAGAGCTGCATTCACACGTGTGTGCATACGTATTGTTCTTCTCGCACGTGCCTTCTCCACAATAGGCCCAATAGCAAGCTGCAAGacaatttataaaaataaaaaataaaaaatcaattatattttttttttgaagacttaattaatttcgtttttttattaaaaacaataattaaaacgctaattatattaaaaataatataaataatttacataaTCAAGTCAACCTAAGCATATATAAGGTGGCAGTCTCGTATATTTAAAAACtccaaacatttaaaaataaaatatttaatattagcAATGACAGGTTAAGAGATTGAATTAAgtatacaaataattaaaacgttaattatattttaagtattttttaaaatttaatccttattattaaaaaaaaattggattaataataatttaattagaatttttaaaatattaaaaacaattaccaaaagaaaaaagaaatattatccaaatattaaaaactaaaattatagttatcaaagaaaatataaaaataaaataacatatttatatatatgttaaaattttaattttaaaagctaaaatagactaaataattgaaaattttaattatcgaataaaataaaataaaaataaatacatataatcataaacaaaaataattatattttaaattcgaCTTATAAAGttatccaataaataaataaataaatatttaaattagggttttgttctTCGGAAATTGCGACGGAAAGCAACGAAGAAAGATTTGGGGAAACTTGGCCGGAAACGGACTTACGATTGAAGAAGGAGGAGTTCCTCGGAACTGGCTTATCTGGTACCGGCGGCGGCGCCGACTGGCAGCCATAGTCGAGAGAACCTTCAAAACAaggagaagaaacagagagttGGATGATTCGATTTCGATCGCCATTTTCGACGAACAGAGAAAtcggagagagagagattgagagagattgagagagattgagagagagagagagagagagagagaagcttACAGTTAGGGATGACGCAAGGAAGAAAAGTGAGATCGTCGTCGGAGTCGCGAGTACGCTTCCAGCCGGAATCGCACTCGCATTTGAAGAACGGATATACGTCGTCCGTTGTGCAATTCCCCTTTCCGCAGTTCACTTCATCGCatattttatctataaatataataaacattttgttattttttctttttcctttttttaaattcacaaattaaaatttataaaaattagaaaaaaaaaaaacgatatacttaaaaatttaataaaatttcaacttcctttcaataaaatttaaaattaatatatttatttattaattttttaaaataaatattatttacatgatattttttcttcactaATATAATTTAGTTACATcccattaaaaattaattttaatttaatattaattttaagagccgaaaaaattaaaatttatatatttaaaaatgtagaGACTAAAATGAATGAGACtcgaactatatatataattcttagataattttttattttttattttttatattaattttaaacgaGCAATCGCTACAAAACACAGTTTTCGTCAAAAGCAAAAGGtttagagaaaggaaaaatacCGAGAAATGGAAGGTGACCATCTACCATTATAACAACAGCCGGGAGGAGGACGAGGTCAACAGTgagactatatatatatatataggtagATAGATAATTCTcagataattttaaattttcaatatttatttgaaaccAGCAATAGTAGACAGAGTTCTGNAACGGAAGGTGATCATCTGCCATTACAACAACGACGGGGAGGAGGACGAGGACAACGGTGAGAAAGTCAACGGCTCGACGGGAAGAAGCTGCCATGGTGAcctctagagagagaaagatggaggagagagagagagatgtaaTAGAAAATGGTGGATTGAAGTAAACAAAGATTTTAGGTCGGTTTTCTAGAAtgtaacataaaattttatcgtCATCTTGTTTAAACGGTCAGAGTAATGGACGGAAATAATACAATCAAAACCCATTTAATTCAGGGGATGAGATGACTCACCTCGAACGAAGTGGAAAATCACAATGAATGAGAGAGGGAGCAGTGAAAGATTTTTCTCCCTAAGCTAAATGGGGACGAGGATAGGAATGTAATTCTCAGTCCCCGACTCTGACCCTGTTCTAATTTCTTTCCCTCCCCGCTCCACATAAATTATccgatatttaaaaattataacaaaaaggaaaaattctCGCCCGGAATCTAATCCTCGCAaattttctattgaaaattttcgCTCCGATTTCGgcaaaaataaatgtgatgtcccacattgattggggaggagaacaaaccactattggtgtggaaaccttcccctagcagacgcgttttaaagccttgaggggaagcccgaaagggaaagcccaaagaggacaatatttgctagcggtggatctgggttgttacaaatggtatcagagccagacaccagacgatgtgtcagtcttctcgctgttccccgaaaggggtagacacgaagcggtgtgccagtaaggacactgggcccaaaagggaggtggatttgggggtggtcccacatcgattggaggaaagaaagagtgccatcaaggacgctgggccccgtagggggtagattgtggtgacccacattggttggggaagagaacaaaccaccatttatatgggtgtggaaaccttccccctagcatacgcgttttaaagccttgaggggaagcgtgaaaggaaaagtccaaagaggacaatatctgctagcggtggatctgggtcgttataataaatgaagaattttgtggggttaataattaattgaacaaatataattcttgaaaatatataataaaaaagaataagcaCGTATGCTCAACCCTACTTCGACTATCTTACGCAGAGCAAAATTAGGTTTTTTACGTGTTCGGCCCGTAATTAAATAAGTGAAAGGTAAGTACAAgggtaaaagtaaaataaaataaaataaggttactagaaaattcaaaggaatttggttttattattttttttttttaatgtgtgATGCTTCAATATTCAACAATAAggctataaaataaaattattaagagATTTAATTGCCATTTGGTCAATAATTGAGgcctttaattattaattccaACTAAGCTAGAAGCTTCCAACATCCTTAGGCCTTAAAcatcttatttaaattttaattatttattgttttataaaatataattttagattaGACCCTAATCCCGCGTCGAAAAATAACCATAGGTGACCTGTTTTAGCCttcttgttttaaaacgtgttatAGAACTATGTTCAGAGTGTGAAAGAGCGTAAGTGTTACCCTCACATTAAGTGCGTTCTAGACTCTTGCTTGTCTCTAGTAGCGGGTTaagtttctttttgtctttctcttgttttacTATGTCAAGATGTAAAGTGTCGATGTACGTTTAATGTGTGGAAGAAAGCAAGTGCGGCCCTCACGTTAATTGCGTCTTTGGTTCTTTCTTGTCTCTAGTAGCTGATCGAGCTTCTTCGTCCCTCTCCCGTTTTACTGTGCCAAGATGTAAGGTGTCGGTGTACATTCAGTGTGTGAAAGAGGGCAAGTGCAGCCCTCACGTTCAGTGGTCCCTAGCTCTTGCTGATCTCTATTAGTCAATCGAGTTTCTTCATCCCTCTCCTGTTCTACTATGTCAAGATGTAAGGTGTCAGCGAACGTTCTGTATGTGGAACAAGACAAATGCAGCCCTCACATTGAGAACGTCCCAGACTCTTACTCGTCTCTAGTAATCAACCGAGTTTCTTCGCCCCTCTTCCGTTTTACTATGCCTCTTGTAAGGTATCCGTAATGATGATCACCTCGAA
The sequence above is drawn from the Cucurbita pepo subsp. pepo cultivar mu-cu-16 unplaced genomic scaffold, ASM280686v2 Cp4.1_scaffold000271, whole genome shotgun sequence genome and encodes:
- the LOC111784759 gene encoding uncharacterized protein LOC111784759, which encodes MVDGHLPFLDKICDEVNCGKGNCTTDDVYPFFKCECDSGWKRTRDSDDDLTFLPCVIPNCSLDYGCQSAPPPVPDKPVPRNSSFFNPCYWAYCGEGTCEKNNTYAHTCECSSGFYNLLNISAFPCYSDCTIGSDCAKLGIKVANVNSSDNGSGGSGTGQGNSLLPGKFGWVAMAILFGMTMELWN